Genomic segment of Mucilaginibacter sabulilitoris:
TTGAAGTGCGCCCTTATATAGACATTTCGGCTTTAAAGGTTGGCGATTTGATAGCAGAGGGCGAACTTAAATTTATTGTGCCAACGCTTAATCAAAAGGATGTGGCATTACAGCCTATCAGGCCCAATAGTGGCTGGCCGGTATCAACAGATGTATTCGATAAAAAGAAGATCATGGAGATGAATGGCATGATAGCTCAAAATAGGTTAAAAGATATCACAAGCGTTATTGTTATTAAAAACGGCAAGCTGCTTATTGAAGAATATTTTAATGGCAGCACGCGCGATTCGCTTCACGACCCTCGTTCTGTATCCAAAAGTTTTACATCGGCATTAATGGGTATGGCTATTCGTGACGGATATATTAAAAATGAAGATCAAACGCTTCATGATTTTTATGATTTAAAACAGTACAAAAATTATTCATCAAAAAAAGATAGTATTTCTTTAAAAAGTTTGTTTACCATGAGCTCTGTGTTTGATGCAGATGATAATGACGATAGCTCTCCCGGCAACGAAAATAACATGTACCCTACAGGAAATTGGGTAAAGTTTGCTCTTGACCTGCGTGTAGATAGCACCAAAACAGCCGGCAGGCAGTGGCGTTATTTTACAGCCGGTGTTAATGTTTTAGGTGATATATTAAATAAAACAGTTCCGGGTGGATTGGAAAAATATGCCGACGAAAAATTATTTAAACCTTTAAATATTAAGAATTATAAATGGGTATATACCCCACAACATGTGGTATTTACTGGTGGTGGCTTACAAATGTGCTCGTTAGATTATGCCAAATTTGGTCAACTTTACAAAAACATGGGCCTGTGGAACGGCAAACAGATTGTCCCGCAAAGCTGGGTAAAGCAATCTTTTAGCAAACAGCTTACATTGCCCGAGGATGTGGTTGGAAAGGGTTACTATGGCTACCTGTTCTGGAACAAGACTTATACTGTAAATAATAAACCTTACGAAACTTATTACTGTACCGGCAACGGAGGCAATAAGATATTCGTTTTTACAAATGAGCCTTTGGTGGTTATTGTTATGGCTACGGCCTATAACACCCCGTATGCACATCCACAGGTTGACAAAATGATGGAACGTTACATTTTGCCGGCGGTGTTACAACAGTAATTTAT
This window contains:
- a CDS encoding serine hydrolase domain-containing protein, producing MKRYILLILTIIATGQLFAQTANIIEPDPVTSPIHKSNLGKVVFIGDTIALEKLRQTDLLRSFEASPRNNIYMRLFLANSLTNYQHTLNPALSVEQLNKGNFQFTFYVDGKKTYQENLNKGANLPAVKNTKLTIGVPLISNREEDSWGRFLWNRFMNHGGEDALTIGTHLLKIEVRPYIDISALKVGDLIAEGELKFIVPTLNQKDVALQPIRPNSGWPVSTDVFDKKKIMEMNGMIAQNRLKDITSVIVIKNGKLLIEEYFNGSTRDSLHDPRSVSKSFTSALMGMAIRDGYIKNEDQTLHDFYDLKQYKNYSSKKDSISLKSLFTMSSVFDADDNDDSSPGNENNMYPTGNWVKFALDLRVDSTKTAGRQWRYFTAGVNVLGDILNKTVPGGLEKYADEKLFKPLNIKNYKWVYTPQHVVFTGGGLQMCSLDYAKFGQLYKNMGLWNGKQIVPQSWVKQSFSKQLTLPEDVVGKGYYGYLFWNKTYTVNNKPYETYYCTGNGGNKIFVFTNEPLVVIVMATAYNTPYAHPQVDKMMERYILPAVLQQ